TCATCACCGTTGGCTCCGCTCCTGAGCTCAAACGACGAGGACCGCTTGAGGCGGCCGAGTTCCTCATCGTCAGCACCCCAATCTGGGGTGCCGGAGGGAATTCCCCATTTGGACCAGCTCGAGGTAACCGGTGAGCCAACAAGGACGGAAGCACCCGAGCCAAGGTCTCTTGAGCTCATGCTTCTCAGCgtctgctgctgcatcttctcCCGCTGAGCAAGGGCCGCGAGAAGCCGGGAGCTCATTGGAGACACTGGCTCTGGGATAACCGCAGCCGCCGTTGCCCGGGGTGACAGCaagctctgctgctgctggaacTGGTTCAGCATGGCGGCCTTGCGCGTCGGCGAGAAAGCAGCGCCGCCCTGGTCGGCGAACCGCGGCGAGTGAGACGCCGCGGCGACCGCCATCTCAGCGGAGAACAGATCATCGAGATTTGACGGCACGAGCGTCTTTCCCCTCGCCGAACGCACCGAGGCTGGCGACCCGACGAGCCCGTCGTAGTCCGCCGAGGCGAGCAGCTCGTCCGCCGCCATGCTGCGCGCGCTCAGCGACGTGCGCAGCCGGCTCAGGTGAAGGTTCCCTGCGCTCCCGGGCAGGCACAACGCCGGCACGTTCGGTTGCGGCCAcgcgcccgccacgccgccgccgccgccggacggcgacagcggcggcgtgAACGATGCCCCCGGCGACGGCAGCCccatccccatcgccgccgccatctccatcgcgCTGCGCGAACCGGCCGACGACACGTACAGTGGCCGGAGCTCCTCCGGCGTGTGCGCAAAGAAGCAGACACGGCGCGCGCAGCCGACGCCGTCCTTGCACAGCCGCGTCCGGTACTGCGCGGGGTGGAGCCAGCTCTCGAACACCCCGTGCGCGTACTCGCACATGTCCCCCCTCCGGCAGCCGGCGCCCTTCTTGAACTCCGGGCACGGCACGCAGCTGTAGTGATACTTGcgcggatcccgccgccgcgcgttCTCGCCGGGGTGGACGAAGGGGCACTCGGTCCAGTCGTGGGAGTAGGCGCGCGAGCACGCGCGCACCTTGAAGGAGTACATGCGGAAGTCGTCGGAGGCGTAGGCGCCGTTCTTGATGTCTGGGAGGGAGGGGTCCGGCGGCCACTCCTTGCGGGCgccgaggagggagaggaggtgaTTCTTGAGCGGGAGTGAGCTGGGTGGGAGGGTGACGAGGTCGGACGGCCGCCGGTGGAGGTGGTCGAGGAGGGTGGGATCCGCACcggcggagaggaggcgggAGACAGCcgcgggcgcggaggaggccccgccggcggcggcgaggtggagcgcgGTGGAGAGGGACGCCGGGGAGGCGCGGTTGGGGTCGACGAGGTGGGGTGGCGAGAGAAGGACGTCGACGCAGCCCACGGAGCCGTATGCCGCGGCGACCATGAGCGGGGTCATGGGCTCCGCGCCGCGCGCTGGGGAGTACCACGGCGCGGGCTCGTCGGCGAGGGACGggtgcgcggcgaggaggtCCCCGAGAGCCTCCGCGTCGTCttcggccgcgagctccaggAGCCGTGCTGAGATGGCGGCTGCCGCCTCGGAAGcgtccgccatggccggcggcgagcgatCGGAgaaggtgttcgacgaaatggcGGAGAGGGAAAGGGCAGCAgagggaaagggaaaggaagTTGCTTTTGGGTTTTTGGACAAAACTAGGTTTTTGCTTGGGTTGGGTTTTTGGCAGCTTGGTCTATTGCTATGCTTTATGGGCAGAATAGGGTTTTCATCTCTTTGCTCCTTGGTAAATTGTGAATTTTGGATGCGGTGCTCACAAAATGTGTGGTATTGGACAATCAGGTAGGGAAAgggctcaacattttttttataggTGACTAAGAAAAAGGATGCAGAGTCGACGAGCTCTTTATCCTAATTAGAcggattaaaaaaaataagagtgACTTGAAAATGAAATGATCTTCTTATTTCCTTCCCTTGTCTTTCTCACTTGGGCATTGAAATCGTCTTGATGCAAACTTCTACAAAGGCCACCAAAAGCTTTCCAcataaaaaatagtttttttaataatgaaTAGCTAGTTTGTTACTAAGGAAACAAAGTTAATTAGGCATTTTGttataaatttatttgaagCTGGTGAGAAGGTTGAATATTAGCTTTATTCTTAAAAAAACACATGCTATTTTTTAATcacttgttttcttttcctctaGCTTTCGTCACATGTGACTCTTTTTTTATATGCCATCCGCCTTCACAGCTCGCTTCTCCATCCACCCGCTTCCTTCTTTATCTCTCGGCAGCTCCATGTTGCCAGATATGTCGTCGCGCCCCTAGAGTGCTACACTAGCTTTTGTCAATGGTCTCATTCGACCCTTTTGGGATCGAATGCTCTATGGCTCCTTGCAGCACCCTCACCACCTTTTTGTCTCTCCCCACTGATCGAATGCTCTACGGCTCCTTGCAGCACCCTCGCCACCTTGCCACACGAACCCCGTATCTGGCACTATCACCATGCTAGCATATTTACACTTATCATGACCTCCCTTAAACCTAGGAATCGAATATATACGGATGGAGCCAATACGCTCTGTACTAGCAGGAGTTGCTCTCTAACCATTGATAAAACACAAAAAAATGAGTCACCTATAATATGCAAGGtgtaagaaaaaaatcaaaattctTTTAAGTGTGTgctttgagatttttttttagcCACTCTTCTTGTATAGCCATCCTGATTTGGTAACCATCGATAGCTAATAAAGAAAAATCCCCGATCTCAATTTTGTCTGTATGTGCAATGGAATTTATTAGTCTGAATGGGTTTACAATGTGTGATTCCTGTGAAATTGGGTTTTGACTTTGTATAATTTTGCTATTAGTAGTAGTCTAGTAATTTCTTATGGGATGGCACATGATTCGTCGATGGTGTAGTATTTTCAACCGAGATGATCTAGTTGATGGCTGCTCGAAAGCAACTAGCATTAATATTCAAAAAGAACAAGAAGCGGGTAAGAGCAAGAACGTAAAAAAGTGTCACCGAGTTATTTGATAGTGTCAAAGAGCTAATTAACCACATCTTATTCTCTTGCTTAGTGGTAAGCTTTAAAGTGTCATTAAAATATCTAGGCTCTATGCCAACAAAACCATCTACATAGATCAATGTTTGAAGAAATGTATGCGTTTCGACAAGCGAACGAGGTTGCACTGCTGTAGATAATAAGGTGGCTGTTCTTTCCACGGCATGACAAAGTAATACCATGTTAAATATAGTAATAATTTCAACATGTTTTTATATTATCATGTATCCATAAGCTTCAAGCGTAAATTTATATTTGATTTGTCtcaatttcatatatatatcaACTGACAAGAAAAAAGCGTTGAAGTCATTAGGATAGGTGACCTAACTCCTAAATATTGTTTGTTGTCTCTACAAAACCTTATGGTTGTGCCTTACATTTGCCGATCGACAGTCATGGAACCATCACCACCTCCATCTGTATCCAATTTAAGTAGATTTTTCATTAGAGTGAAAAAAGATGACGAAACAATTTGGAGACTAGGGAGAGTCGGTTTCGTCGCAAGACTGCGAGTCTTCGTCGAGTTGTTAGGTCGAGAAGGATTTTGATCCGGAGCAAATTGAAGGACATTTTTAGAGGCAATATTGCCGCTTGTTGTTGCTCCTGCTCTCCACTTTAATTTCACGAATTAtttggtttcactatttttcaACTGAGTCTCGGCGGAAGAACCAACTTAGCTGTTGAGACAAACTTTCGATATATAAATGATATATTCAAATAGTTAGTGTGGCAATTTTACACTTTATATGTCTCTATCGGTAATGGCACGCACGTACGAGTCTAAGGACATCCTTCCAGCATTACGTGCACACTCTGATAAAAAGGTTACCCCCTCGCGATCAAACTCTCCCCCGCTGTCCAATCTTGGTTTTACAGTTTTTTCTCCATTACAGAACTACAGAGCCATGCGACGGGACCCACAGCACAGGGGTAAACTCGGAACTGATCCATCCACCCCGCGCCGCGCGTGCGGgttggtcctcctcctcctctcgctccggCGGTCTCGGTCGCCGCGCCCGCGCAGGCCGTCCAGTCAGTCCGCCAGGCGCCGGGGCCCGCCGTTCAGCCCTTTCCACGTGAAATCCGACCCGCATGACCCACCGCCACGTGGGGTTGGACCTCCAGTAGGCCTGCTTGTCAGTGGGTGTTCGTCTGGTGCGGGTAGGCTATCCGACGGTAGCGGAGATGATTCTCCCCTCGATGCGGCTCGTGCCTGCGGCGTGCTCGAGCGCGGACCCGAGGCGGCGGGGATCAAATCGGGCTCCCGACGCGCCGCGCGGGTTCCGTCCCCGGGCCCGGGCCCGGGCCCCGAGGCTTGTCTGCCTGGGTGCTCTGCCGTGTGGGCCAGGAACGTGAGCAGTTCGACGGGACTCGAGCTCCGCTCGGCACGTGGAACAAACTCTTTTTTCCGAGAGCTCTGTAATCTAATCTCGATTAACAACAAGAATGAACATGATCTTAGAAAAGTACTACGGGTCAGTTTGCTAGtctcatcttgcctagcaaaaTTAGCCTTGCCATGAAGGAGAGCTGAACCGGCTTGCTGCAgcaagcaagaaaaaaaaaaaaaagcttgctATCACGGGCACGCTGTGCTCCTTACCCACCTAGGGAGGCAAGCTGACCCTatttcctccgtttcaaattacaagatatttaattcttttaaaaaaaaattatagatctAGCTATGCACTAAAATATGTATTATACCTACATAAATAGTAAAAATTATAATTTTATAGAAATTAAAACGAACTACAATTTAAAACAGAGGAAGTAGTCTGTGTGGTTAGGAGCTTGTTTCTTTTGCATCCAACTTTTTGCTAGAAAAAGAACAAAATTTGGCAAAAAGTGCAAACATCTTGGTCCAATCTCTAGAGAACGAGATGACTCTTGCTATGTTCAGATATGTGTGTCGGAAATAGCATTGGATTCATGTTGCTGTACCTGCAGTGCCGTGCATGCCGGAATTTTGGCAGCAGATGCCATGCCAACAGACCAACCGTTGGCGGGAACGGACGAACGGTGAGGACCGAGGACGGGCTACAGCCTATAAGCCTACGACGAGCTTTGCTGCTCGACTCATTTtactgttcgcttcagcttataagctgactgaaaagctgaaacggctgatttgttgtgagaggaaaacactgtttgatggctgataagccggctgaataagctgaagcgaacaagtcGCATATTAAAACCAAATTTAATACGGCATATCCTTTTTCGCCCTAATGTCACTTTGCATGCCAAATTACTTAAGCCGAATATTTAGTTTTTTGACTGGTGAAAAAAAAATCGCGTACGCCTCACGAACAGGATGTGTGTGTGTATGATCACGAAGCACATGTTAGATGCTCGTTTATTTGATTTTTGGTGTGCACGTACGTGTAGCGTCGCCCACCGGGGCTTCCCGAACATTCTCCACGCTGGGTGCGCCTTTCATCATGTGGGCCCGGCCGCTTGCCAAACCGGAAAGAATTGCTTCGCTCACATGACTGCCGACACTTTGACAAAATCTTTTGCCAAACTAGTCGTTCTTTCCCGACCAATGCTAGTATCTGTAAAAAGGTACATTCGATTGCTTCAAGAAATGTGTGCACGTGTATTTATGGCCGGAGTATttggtaaaaagaaaaatcatccGAGCCTTGTCTCCTAGGAAatgttttgctttttctttttaaCACATGACGTTTAAGATAAACTGATTAATTCAAAAGAGAGTATACTCGtgataatttttaaataaaatcgCTCTGATCTGTTTTTTTATTAGCTTTTGCAAGTTTCATTGTCCATCCGGGagagaggaaggaaaaagaaaaatcactgGGCCTGAAATCAGAGTCTGGAGGTggtgaaagtaaaaaaaaaagatggaaacCGATGCTTTCATGAGATGACTCACAGCTGAGGCCCGGTCTGCACAGAGCTAGACACGCGTCGGCATCATGCAGAGTACACTCAAATGACCAACCGTGGAAATAGAAAAGGGAGGCTGAAGAGCCGAACAATGACTATCATAGCATCACCTTTCTGCGACTTTTTTTCGTTACAGGATTTTTGATATACGTTTCGCCAAAGATTTTGTCCCGGCCCGGCGGGCGATTCACCGCCCTTTTCATCTGAGAGGAGGAAATTGGGCGTCTCTTTCGGTCGGTCTTTTCACTCTTTCCATGTCATCACATTCACCCCCACTCGTAAAAAGGTACCTGAGATAACGAACTTGAGAGATGCTTTCTTGCCATGAGCTTTGCGTCGATCGCATCTTTGCGAGCACGAGCTCACTTACTCTCTTGAGATGCCAAAATGAGTTGTTTACACTTTATAAGATATTACATTGAAGTGAGGAATACCAATTACCAACTTACCAACTTGCTCTTTGGTAGGGATGTCATATGactcaatctttttttttaaaaaaaaagagacaaagaGGATaagtttccttttccttttcctttttccattttatCTTTAGTTCCATGAAGAACCATTCGCAATAATGAACAAAAGATAGCTGGAATATTTGGATTAAGAAACATAGGCTGCCGTTTTTCGGTTGAGGAGAGGCaaagacaaagagtgctttggCCTTTGTTGGGGGTTACGATGCCTCCCATGACGGAAGTGCCTGTCATTTTCTTGGGCGCTTCCTACACTGCTTTGCATGACGACCGTACGTCGTTAACTGAATCGCGCCATCTGTCTAAAGGTGATAAGTCGTCCTGCCATTTCACACTTTTCAGAGGGTCGAAACAAATGCCCAGTGACCATTTCGTGGCCACCAAACAGTGTACTGCGTTCCTTGACAACGCAGGTAATGCTCAGTTCAAAGCGTACTTTCAGACAACAAAAAACAGTGTCATGTCAAGCAGCTTCCTAGGATTTTGGGGGTCGTCAATAGGAAGCGCATTAGCGAGCTATGAACAGAACCAATGTAACATCAGAATCTTAAGAAAGAAACAGCCTGATGTTCATCACCAAGTGAACCGTATGTGACAATCACAACGAGCATCATCTCGCAACAGTCCTCATGATCCTCGCAACAAAGCCAATCGTAAGCGCCATAGCATATGTTGTTGCAGTACCCAGTATGCACCAAGATTGAGCGAGCAGTCCAAGGCTACCAGATGCACCAATGTAAGACACAGCATAGACAGAGCGCATCGCAACAGAATCCGAACATGAAAAGGGAACCGGCGCAAGAAAGGCCATCATCATAGGCAGATATCGAGAGAATGATCTCTCCCAGATCCAACGAGGCTTTCAGCAAAACTCGATATAATCAACTTTGCCAGTAGAACTGCACCCTGGCATCGCAATTAGCCGCAGGAAGGTTCGAAACAGATGTACCGATACCAACTAAAAGAATGTGTTGCAATCATGTCGACGACAAATCTTGTGGACAGCGAATTCGGGAACAGTTTTCCTTCTCCCCATCTACCAAAACAACAGAAAACGAACGAACCTCGAAGTTTTACAGCGCCACTCACCACAGACCGATCATCTTCCACCAGAAGCCTCCCACTCCCAGCCAGATGATGATGTTCACAACGGAGATAACAAACCCGTAGCCCCACCACTGAGCCAACGGAACGTACCCGGCGCCGTAGAATACAGGAGCAGAACCAATCCCGTAGTGGGTGATGCCGCCCATGAGGTTCGAGAGGAATGAGAGAACCATGGCGGCAAAGAGCGAGGGGGTGCCCAGGGCCTTCGCCACTGACAGGAATGCAGCAAACATTGCTCCAATGTGTGCAGCACCACTTGCAAAGAAATAGTGGGAGTAGAAGTACAGCAGCACCAAGACGCTGAACGAAAGTTGCCAGGACAAACCAAGGCCTCCAACAAACTGCGAGAAACAGAAAGACATGGTCAATATAGGAGAAATTAGTAAACAGGAAAAACGCATTCCTTTCCATGACGTTGATGTCAGAACTGGGTTAACCAAAGAATAAACACATTGGAATATCAGGCCCATAAATGCCATTGAACTTCTAGGGAAAAAAAGCTGGGCATTGAACTACATGCCtagattatttttattattGTCATGCTGATGGATATATGAGCCTGCCATTCATACTCAAATGTTAGAAAGAATCAAGATAATTATTTCTACTTCTGGTCTAACAAACGAAAAAAATCTTTATATCTTAACTACCTACTATCTAGCCTATCCTTCATTGTGGACAGTGCTCCATTTCAAGGGTGAGCAGATAAATGGCACAATAAATAGCTCCTAGATCAGGGTCAAGATATGCATGGTTAATGTCATTATGTATCAGAATTGAATACAATGTGCAACTTGGTGGAACCTACAAACATGACAAACAATGCCAGCAAATGCAATGTTTGGTGGCATCAAAGTTCAGCACCATGCCATATTGAAATGGAGAATATCCACCATGCTCAATATCAATTACAGTTGGTCAGCACTGTAGTAATTTGTATGCTGTTCGAACTTCTGAATTGTGGTGTGAAGAGAAAGTTACGGGAGGAAGAGTCAGTGTACCTTCACAACAGTCTCACTGAACCAAGCAATCAGCCCATATTTGTTGAGGTAGCCAGCCATTGCGATAAGTGCGGCAAACCATGTAAGGGTATCCCATGCCACAGACTCCGCCAAACACTCTTTCCATGTGACAACACCTGTGATTAGGAGCACACCTAGGCCAAGAATTGCTGCAGACACTGCATCCACACTTATCATTCCCCCAAAGATCCAAAGACCGACCTGGTGACATGCAAAGCACAATGATCAGCGAAGAATAGTCCAGTTTCTATTCAAGTCGGATGTAGACAGCGCAATGACAAAAATGTTACCAACATTAggttcaacaacaacaacaaaacctGTTAGTTTCATGCAAGTTGGGATAAGCTAGTAACCAAAATCAGGCTAAGCTAAGAAATGTTCAGTGAAGAAATGTGCACATCCACACCCAGGTTAAGGTTGAACTCTATGTTTTTTGTGGAATCACTGAGAAATACCACCAGACAGCACTTTCTGGAAATGTAAGAAAACTTCACAGAGAAATAAAATAAGGCTATTGCATGGGGATTATTCAGTAACACCTACTAATCTACTATCACTAATAATGAATATTTCCGAGCTCCAAGACAGAATCACAGGCCAGAGATCAATTCCATCAACTCATACTTAGTATCAATCACTTAAGAAAAACATGAATACAGGAAGCAAACACTGCACGCATGTAGTTCCCCATTGCCAAACAGCTCTACTCAAGTTCTGAATCTTAAC
This sequence is a window from Setaria italica strain Yugu1 chromosome III, Setaria_italica_v2.0, whole genome shotgun sequence. Protein-coding genes within it:
- the LOC101784558 gene encoding zinc finger CCCH domain-containing protein 67; protein product: MADASEAAAAISARLLELAAEDDAEALGDLLAAHPSLADEPAPWYSPARGAEPMTPLMVAAAYGSVGCVDVLLSPPHLVDPNRASPASLSTALHLAAAGGASSAPAAVSRLLSAGADPTLLDHLHRRPSDLVTLPPSSLPLKNHLLSLLGARKEWPPDPSLPDIKNGAYASDDFRMYSFKVRACSRAYSHDWTECPFVHPGENARRRDPRKYHYSCVPCPEFKKGAGCRRGDMCEYAHGVFESWLHPAQYRTRLCKDGVGCARRVCFFAHTPEELRPLYVSSAGSRSAMEMAAAMGMGLPSPGASFTPPLSPSGGGGGVAGAWPQPNVPALCLPGSAGNLHLSRLRTSLSARSMAADELLASADYDGLVGSPASVRSARGKTLVPSNLDDLFSAEMAVAAASHSPRFADQGGAAFSPTRKAAMLNQFQQQQSLLSPRATAAAVIPEPVSPMSSRLLAALAQREKMQQQTLRSMSSRDLGSGASVLVGSPVTSSWSKWGIPSGTPDWGADDEELGRLKRSSSFELRSGANGDEPDLSWVNTLVKEPTPEKPFINGTTAMESIGTLSQAASHEGIGGGEDNTAGVIGSWLEQLQLDEMVV